A stretch of the Serratia marcescens genome encodes the following:
- a CDS encoding lytic polysaccharide monooxygenase encodes MNKSSRTLLSLGLLSAAMFGVSQQANAHGYVESPASRAYQCKLQLNTQCGSVQYEPQSVEGLKGFPQAGPADGHIASADKSTFFELDQQTPTRWNKLNLKTGPNSFTWKLTARHSTTSWRYFITKPNWDASQPLTRASFDLTPFCQFNDGGAIPAAQVTHQCNIPADRSGSHVILAVWDIADTANAFYQAIDVNLSK; translated from the coding sequence ATGAACAAATCTTCCCGTACCCTGCTCTCTCTGGGCCTGCTGAGCGCGGCCATGTTCGGCGTTTCGCAACAGGCGAATGCCCACGGTTATGTCGAATCGCCGGCCAGCCGCGCCTATCAGTGCAAACTGCAGCTCAACACCCAGTGCGGCAGCGTTCAGTATGAACCGCAGAGCGTCGAAGGCCTGAAAGGCTTCCCGCAGGCCGGTCCAGCTGACGGCCATATCGCCAGCGCCGACAAATCCACCTTCTTCGAACTGGATCAGCAAACGCCGACGCGCTGGAACAAGCTCAACCTGAAAACCGGCCCCAACTCCTTTACCTGGAAGCTGACCGCGCGTCACAGCACTACCAGCTGGCGCTATTTCATCACCAAGCCGAACTGGGACGCTTCGCAACCGCTGACCCGCGCCTCCTTTGATCTGACGCCGTTCTGCCAGTTCAACGACGGCGGCGCCATTCCTGCCGCGCAGGTGACCCACCAGTGCAACATACCGGCAGATCGCAGCGGTTCGCACGTGATCCTTGCCGTGTGGGATATAGCCGACACCGCCAACGCCTTCTACCAGGCGATCGATGTCAACCTGAGCAAATAA
- the nudK gene encoding GDP-mannose pyrophosphatase NudK, which yields MSSKIENVKKELLSDNWYVLHKYTFDLKRKNGGSVQQMREVYDRGNGATILLYNRAKGTVVLTNQFRMPTYVNGNESGMLLEACAGLLDADSPEQCARREAVEETGFQVGEVKKIFEAYMSPGGVTEIVHFFIAEYHDDERRAAGGGIEDEDIEVIELPFSEAVAMIADGRIKDGKTIMLLQYLQIHRVMA from the coding sequence ATGTCGTCGAAAATTGAGAATGTGAAGAAAGAGCTGTTGTCGGACAACTGGTATGTGCTGCACAAGTACACGTTCGATCTGAAACGCAAAAACGGCGGTTCGGTGCAACAGATGCGCGAGGTCTACGATCGCGGCAACGGCGCCACCATTTTGCTGTACAACCGCGCCAAGGGCACGGTGGTGCTGACCAATCAATTCCGCATGCCGACCTATGTCAACGGCAACGAAAGCGGCATGCTGCTTGAGGCCTGCGCCGGCCTGCTGGATGCCGACTCTCCGGAGCAGTGTGCGCGCCGCGAAGCGGTGGAAGAGACCGGTTTTCAGGTGGGTGAGGTCAAGAAAATCTTCGAAGCCTACATGTCGCCGGGCGGCGTGACCGAGATCGTGCACTTCTTTATCGCCGAATACCATGACGATGAGCGACGCGCGGCCGGCGGTGGCATTGAAGATGAAGATATTGAAGTGATCGAACTGCCGTTCAGCGAAGCGGTGGCGATGATCGCCGATGGCCGTATTAAAGACGGCAAGACCATCATGCTGCTGCAATATTTGCAGATTCATCGGGTGATGGCATAA
- a CDS encoding DUF2570 family protein, which produces MSGWLQKLMQGGLLLLLLAAICLGSYSSLLSHQLASARQQAEELQKSLAQQAGLIATLQTQDAQNRVLMAAQQRQERQLRQQHEAYQRKYREAIKNDPCAAQPLPGAVLELLRPAAGAPGRAAVAP; this is translated from the coding sequence ATGAGCGGCTGGCTGCAAAAACTGATGCAGGGCGGGTTGTTGCTGTTGCTGCTGGCGGCTATCTGCCTTGGTAGCTACAGCTCGCTGTTGTCGCACCAGTTGGCGTCTGCGCGGCAACAGGCGGAGGAACTGCAAAAAAGCCTGGCGCAGCAGGCCGGGCTGATCGCCACCCTGCAGACCCAGGATGCGCAAAACCGTGTGCTGATGGCGGCGCAGCAGCGGCAGGAACGGCAGCTGCGCCAACAGCACGAGGCTTATCAGAGGAAATACCGTGAAGCGATTAAAAACGATCCCTGCGCTGCTCAGCCTCTGCCTGGCGCTGTGCTTGAGCTCCTGCGCCCGGCCGCCGGCGCCCCAGGCCGTGCCGCTGTTGCCCCCTGA
- a CDS encoding M15 family metallopeptidase encodes MLNDIEDIRFTARSEENLRGVHPDLVRVIRLALRYSLVPFSVSEGLRSMSRQREMVRAGSSQTLRSRHLTGHAVDVVAMPAGVVSWEWDYYAQIAVAVRRAARECGINVEWGGEWKTLKDGPHFQLPFRDYPA; translated from the coding sequence ATGTTAAATGACATCGAAGATATTCGCTTTACCGCCCGCAGTGAAGAGAACCTGCGTGGCGTGCACCCGGATCTGGTGCGCGTTATTCGTCTGGCGCTGCGTTATTCGCTGGTGCCGTTCTCCGTCAGCGAGGGGCTGCGCAGCATGTCGCGCCAGCGGGAAATGGTGCGCGCCGGCAGCAGCCAAACGTTGCGCAGCCGCCACCTGACCGGCCACGCGGTGGACGTGGTGGCGATGCCGGCGGGCGTGGTCTCCTGGGAGTGGGATTACTACGCGCAGATTGCGGTGGCGGTGCGGCGCGCGGCGCGCGAATGCGGCATCAACGTCGAATGGGGCGGCGAGTGGAAAACCCTCAAGGATGGCCCGCACTTCCAACTGCCGTTTCGGGATTACCCGGCATGA
- a CDS encoding LysR family transcriptional regulator gives MTRLSLDAIKIISTIKSTGSFSMAAEALHKTPSAISYRVSNIESKLCVKLFHRNGPMITLTDEGEFLLQEGSWILNAVQDLESRVRNIPKLDNNIRLAVDTFFPLETLTQDIRDYIQHCPNANISVQREALNGTWDALKNNRADLIIAIGQIPDSVQAKTLMLGKLNFVLCVSPSHPFAAQRKPVCKKQRLNDIVVAIADSSHELPKRNHGTLPLQRQLVVCDVESNLALLKRGIGHAFLPPSLIEKELASGELVTVPVEMQKGDEMIWLAWHPASKGAGFNWWHERLTRKSDVYSLMGREVVRDGGYPWCHN, from the coding sequence ATGACTAGATTATCCCTGGACGCGATTAAAATAATCAGCACCATCAAGAGCACCGGCTCTTTCTCTATGGCGGCGGAGGCGCTGCATAAAACGCCTTCGGCGATCTCTTATCGGGTTTCCAATATTGAAAGCAAACTCTGCGTGAAACTTTTTCATCGCAATGGCCCCATGATTACCCTGACGGATGAAGGGGAGTTTCTCCTGCAGGAGGGCAGCTGGATATTAAATGCGGTGCAGGATCTGGAAAGTCGGGTAAGAAACATCCCCAAGCTGGACAATAATATCCGCCTGGCGGTGGACACCTTCTTCCCGCTGGAGACCCTGACGCAGGATATCCGCGACTATATTCAGCATTGCCCGAACGCCAATATCTCGGTGCAGCGGGAAGCCTTGAACGGCACCTGGGATGCGTTGAAGAACAACCGGGCGGACCTGATTATCGCCATTGGCCAAATTCCCGACAGCGTACAGGCCAAAACCCTGATGCTCGGCAAGCTCAACTTCGTGCTGTGCGTGTCGCCTTCGCACCCGTTCGCGGCGCAGAGAAAGCCGGTGTGCAAGAAGCAGCGCTTGAACGACATCGTGGTCGCGATCGCCGACAGCAGCCATGAGCTGCCCAAACGCAATCATGGTACGCTGCCTCTGCAGCGCCAACTGGTGGTGTGCGACGTGGAAAGCAACCTGGCGCTGCTCAAACGCGGCATCGGCCACGCTTTTCTGCCGCCGTCGCTGATTGAAAAGGAGCTGGCCAGCGGCGAACTGGTGACGGTGCCGGTGGAGATGCAGAAGGGCGACGAAATGATTTGGCTGGCGTGGCATCCGGCCAGCAAGGGCGCCGGGTTTAACTGGTGGCATGAGCGGCTGACGCGCAAAAGCGATGTTTACAGCCTGATGGGCCGGGAAGTGGTGCGGGATGGCGGCTATCCTTGGTGCCACAACTGA
- a CDS encoding glycosyl hydrolase family 18 protein — translation MSTRKAVIGYYFIPTNQINNYTESDTSVVPFPVSNITPAKAKQLTHINFSFLDINSNLECAWDPATNDAKARDVVNRLTALKAHNPSLRIMFSIGGWYYSNDLGVSHANYVNAVKTPASRTKFAQSCVRIMKDYGFDGVDIDWEYPQASEVDGFIAALQEIRTLLNQQTVADGRQALPYQLTIAGAGGAFFLSRYYSKLAQIVAPLDYINLMTYDLAGPWEKITNHQAALFGDAAGPTFYNALREANLGWSWEELTRAFPSPFSLTVDAAVQQHLMMEGVPSAKIVMGVPFYGRAFKGVSGSNGGQYSSHSTPGEDPYPSTDYWLVGCEECVRDKDPRIASYRQLEQMLQGNYGYQRLWNDKTKTPYLYHAQNGLFVTYDDAESFKYKAKYIKQQQLGGVMFWHLGQDNRNGDLLAALDRYFNAADYDDSQLDMGTGLRYTGVGPGNLPIMTAPAYVPGTTYAQGALVSYQGYVWQTKWGYITSAPGSDSAWLKVGRVA, via the coding sequence ATGTCCACACGCAAAGCCGTTATTGGGTATTATTTTATTCCGACCAACCAAATCAATAATTACACCGAGTCCGATACCTCCGTCGTGCCGTTCCCGGTTTCCAACATCACGCCGGCCAAAGCCAAACAGCTGACGCACATCAACTTCTCGTTCCTGGATATCAACAGCAATCTGGAATGCGCCTGGGATCCGGCCACCAACGACGCCAAGGCGCGTGATGTCGTCAATCGCCTGACCGCGCTCAAAGCGCACAACCCCAGTCTGCGCATCATGTTCTCCATCGGCGGCTGGTACTACTCCAACGATTTGGGCGTGTCGCACGCCAACTACGTCAACGCGGTGAAGACCCCGGCATCGCGCACCAAGTTTGCCCAATCCTGCGTGCGCATCATGAAGGATTACGGCTTCGACGGCGTGGACATCGACTGGGAGTACCCGCAGGCCTCAGAAGTGGACGGTTTCATCGCCGCGCTGCAAGAGATCCGCACCCTGCTGAATCAGCAAACCGTCGCCGACGGCCGCCAGGCGCTGCCGTATCAGTTGACCATCGCCGGCGCCGGCGGCGCCTTCTTCCTGTCGCGCTATTACAGCAAGCTGGCGCAGATCGTCGCGCCGCTCGATTACATCAACCTGATGACCTACGATCTGGCCGGCCCCTGGGAGAAGATCACCAACCACCAGGCGGCGCTGTTCGGCGACGCGGCCGGGCCGACCTTCTACAACGCGCTGCGCGAAGCCAATCTGGGCTGGAGCTGGGAAGAGCTGACCCGCGCCTTCCCCAGCCCGTTCAGCCTGACGGTCGACGCCGCAGTGCAGCAACACCTGATGATGGAAGGCGTGCCGAGCGCCAAGATCGTGATGGGCGTCCCCTTCTACGGCCGCGCCTTCAAAGGCGTCAGCGGCAGCAACGGCGGCCAGTACAGCAGCCACAGCACGCCGGGCGAAGATCCGTATCCGAGCACCGACTACTGGCTGGTGGGCTGCGAAGAGTGCGTGCGCGACAAAGATCCGCGCATCGCCTCCTATCGTCAGCTGGAGCAGATGCTGCAGGGCAACTACGGCTATCAGCGGTTGTGGAACGACAAGACCAAAACCCCTTACCTGTATCATGCGCAGAACGGGCTGTTCGTCACCTATGACGATGCCGAAAGCTTCAAATACAAAGCGAAGTACATCAAGCAGCAGCAGCTGGGCGGCGTGATGTTCTGGCATCTGGGGCAAGACAACCGCAACGGCGATCTGCTGGCCGCGCTGGATCGCTATTTCAACGCCGCAGACTACGACGACAGCCAGCTGGATATGGGCACCGGCCTGCGCTACACCGGCGTCGGCCCCGGCAACCTGCCGATCATGACGGCACCGGCCTACGTGCCGGGCACCACTTACGCGCAAGGCGCGCTGGTGTCCTATCAGGGTTACGTCTGGCAGACCAAATGGGGCTATATCACCTCGGCACCCGGTTCCGACAGCGCCTGGTTGAAGGTGGGCCGCGTGGCGTAA
- the tkt gene encoding transketolase: MSSRKALANAIRALSMDAVQKANSGHPGAPMGMADIAEVLWRDYLNHNPTNPHWADRDRFVLSNGHGSMLIYSLLHLTGYDLPMRELENFRQLHSKTPGHPEYGYTPGVETTTGPLGQGIANAVGFAIAERTLAAQFNRPGHDIVDHHTYAFMGDGCMMEGISHEVCSLAGTLKLGKLTAFYDDNGISIDGHVDGWFTDDTALRFEAYGWHVVRNVDGHNPDAIKAAIEAARKVTDKPSLLMCKTVIGFGSPNKAGTHDVHGAALGAAEVAATREALGWKYAAFEIPQDIYAQWDAKEAGQAKEAAWNDKFAAYARAFPEQAAEFKRRMNGELPADWKADAKAFVEKLQANPANIASRKASQNALEAFGKVLPEFLGGSADLAPSNLTMWSGSKALNVDPAGNYIHYGVREFGMTAITNGIALHGGFLPYSATFLMFVEYARNAVRMAALMKLRNVFVYTHDSIGLGEDGPTHQPVEQLASLRVTPNMSTWRPCDQVESAVAWQYGIERNDGPTTLVFSRQNLTQQPRTAEQLANVYRGGYVLKDCAGTPDVILIATGSEVGITVEAADKLTAAGRQVRVVSMPSTDAFDKQDAAYRESVLPAAVTARVAVEAGIADYWYKYVGLNGAIVGMTTFGESAPAEQLFAEFGFTVDNVVAKAQALLK; the protein is encoded by the coding sequence ATGTCCTCTCGTAAAGCGCTTGCCAACGCCATCCGCGCACTCAGCATGGACGCCGTACAAAAAGCAAATTCCGGCCACCCGGGGGCCCCTATGGGCATGGCGGACATCGCCGAAGTCCTGTGGCGTGACTACCTCAACCACAACCCGACTAACCCGCACTGGGCTGACCGCGACCGTTTCGTGCTCTCCAACGGCCACGGCTCCATGTTGATTTACAGCCTCCTGCACCTCACCGGCTACGACCTGCCGATGCGCGAGCTGGAAAACTTCCGTCAGCTGCACTCCAAAACCCCTGGGCACCCGGAGTACGGCTACACCCCGGGCGTTGAAACCACCACCGGCCCGCTGGGCCAGGGTATCGCCAACGCCGTCGGCTTCGCCATCGCCGAACGCACCCTGGCGGCGCAGTTCAACCGCCCTGGCCACGACATCGTTGACCACCACACCTACGCCTTCATGGGCGACGGCTGCATGATGGAAGGCATCTCGCACGAAGTCTGCTCCCTGGCCGGTACCCTCAAGCTCGGCAAGCTGACCGCTTTCTACGATGACAACGGCATCTCCATCGACGGCCACGTCGACGGCTGGTTCACCGACGACACCGCCCTGCGCTTCGAAGCCTACGGCTGGCACGTGGTGCGCAACGTCGACGGCCACAATCCGGACGCCATCAAGGCCGCGATTGAAGCAGCCCGCAAGGTGACCGACAAGCCGTCGCTGCTGATGTGCAAGACCGTTATCGGCTTCGGTTCGCCGAACAAGGCCGGCACCCATGACGTGCACGGCGCCGCGCTGGGCGCAGCCGAAGTGGCCGCCACCCGCGAAGCGCTGGGCTGGAAATACGCCGCCTTTGAAATCCCGCAGGACATCTACGCCCAGTGGGACGCCAAGGAAGCCGGTCAGGCCAAAGAAGCGGCCTGGAACGACAAATTCGCCGCCTACGCCAGGGCCTTCCCGGAGCAGGCTGCCGAGTTCAAGCGCCGCATGAACGGCGAGCTGCCGGCCGACTGGAAAGCCGACGCCAAGGCGTTCGTGGAAAAACTGCAGGCCAACCCGGCCAACATCGCCAGCCGCAAGGCGTCGCAGAACGCGCTGGAAGCGTTCGGCAAGGTGCTGCCGGAGTTCCTGGGCGGCTCCGCCGACCTGGCGCCGAGCAACCTGACCATGTGGTCCGGCTCGAAAGCGCTGAACGTTGACCCGGCGGGCAACTACATTCATTACGGCGTGCGCGAGTTCGGCATGACCGCCATCACCAACGGCATCGCGCTGCACGGCGGCTTCCTGCCGTACTCGGCGACCTTCCTGATGTTCGTGGAATACGCCCGCAACGCGGTGCGCATGGCGGCGCTGATGAAGCTGCGCAACGTGTTCGTCTACACCCACGACTCCATCGGTCTGGGCGAAGACGGCCCGACCCACCAGCCGGTGGAGCAGTTGGCAAGCCTGCGCGTGACCCCGAACATGAGCACCTGGCGCCCGTGTGACCAGGTAGAATCGGCGGTGGCGTGGCAGTACGGCATCGAGCGCAACGACGGCCCGACCACGCTGGTGTTCTCGCGCCAGAACCTGACCCAGCAGCCGCGCACCGCAGAGCAGCTGGCGAACGTGTACCGCGGCGGCTACGTGCTGAAAGACTGCGCGGGCACGCCGGACGTCATCCTGATTGCCACCGGCTCCGAAGTGGGCATCACGGTGGAAGCGGCGGACAAGCTGACCGCGGCGGGCCGCCAGGTGCGCGTGGTGTCGATGCCGTCGACCGACGCGTTCGACAAGCAGGATGCGGCATACCGCGAGTCGGTGCTGCCGGCGGCAGTGACGGCGCGCGTGGCGGTGGAAGCGGGTATCGCGGACTACTGGTACAAGTACGTGGGCCTGAACGGCGCCATCGTGGGCATGACCACCTTCGGTGAGTCGGCGCCGGCGGAGCAGCTGTTCGCCGAGTTCGGCTTCACCGTGGACAACGTGGTGGCCAAGGCGCAGGCGCTGCTGAAATAA
- the maeB gene encoding NADP-dependent oxaloacetate-decarboxylating malate dehydrogenase encodes MDEQLKQSALDFHQFPVPGKIQVSPTKPLATQRDLALAYSPGVAAPCLEIAEDPLAAYKYTARGNLVAVISNGTAVLGLGNIGALAGKPVMEGKGVLFKKFSGIDVFDIEVDEHNPDKLIDIIAALEPTFGGINLEDIKAPECFYIEQKLRERMKIPVFHDDQHGTAIITTAAVLNGLRVVKKNISDVRLVVSGAGAASIACLNLLVALGLRQQNITVCDSKGVIYKGRDANMEQTKAAYAIEDNGQRTLGDAIPNADIFLGCSGPGVLTQDMVKTMARDPLIMALANPEPEILPPLAKAVRPDAIICTGRSDYPNQVNNVLCFPFIFRGALDVGATTINEEMKLACVHAIADLALAEQSDVVASAYDDQDLSFGPEYIIPKPFDPRLIVKIAPAVAKAAMDSGVATRPIEDFDAYVEKLAEFVYKTNLFMKPIFSQARKEVKRVVLAEGEEERVLHATQELVSQGLAFPILVGRPSVIEMRLKKLGLQLTPGKDFEVVNNESDPRFNEYWGEYYQIMKRRGVSQEQARRAVIGNPTLIAAIMLHRGEADAMICGTIGSYHEHYDVVKNVFGFREGAHVAGAMNALLLPSGNTFIADTYVNDDPTPEQLAEITLMAAETVRRFGIEPKVALLSHSSFGSSDCPAARKMRKTLELVNELAPELEIDGEMHGDAALVESIRHDLMPDSPLKGSANLLIMPNMEAARISYNLLRVSCSEGVTVGPVLMGVAKPVHILTPIASVRRIVNMVALAVVEAQTEPL; translated from the coding sequence ATGGACGAACAGCTCAAACAGAGTGCCCTTGATTTCCATCAGTTTCCTGTCCCAGGGAAGATCCAGGTTTCCCCTACCAAACCGTTGGCGACCCAGCGCGATCTGGCGTTGGCCTATTCGCCGGGCGTCGCCGCGCCTTGCCTCGAGATCGCCGAAGATCCGCTGGCGGCCTACAAATACACCGCACGTGGCAATCTGGTGGCGGTGATTTCCAACGGCACGGCGGTACTGGGTCTGGGCAATATCGGCGCGTTGGCCGGTAAGCCGGTGATGGAAGGCAAGGGCGTTTTGTTCAAGAAGTTTTCCGGTATTGATGTGTTTGATATCGAAGTGGATGAGCATAACCCTGACAAGTTAATCGATATTATCGCCGCGCTGGAACCGACCTTCGGCGGCATCAACCTGGAAGACATCAAGGCGCCAGAGTGTTTCTACATCGAACAGAAACTGCGCGAGCGCATGAAGATCCCGGTGTTCCACGACGACCAGCACGGCACGGCGATCATCACCACTGCGGCGGTGCTCAACGGCCTGCGCGTGGTGAAGAAGAATATCTCCGACGTACGCCTGGTGGTGTCCGGCGCCGGCGCGGCCTCCATCGCCTGCCTGAACCTGCTGGTGGCGCTGGGGCTGCGGCAACAGAACATCACCGTTTGCGACTCCAAGGGCGTCATCTATAAAGGCCGCGACGCCAACATGGAGCAGACCAAAGCCGCCTACGCCATCGAGGATAACGGCCAGCGCACGCTGGGCGACGCCATCCCGAACGCCGACATCTTCCTCGGCTGCTCCGGCCCGGGCGTCCTGACGCAGGATATGGTGAAAACCATGGCGCGCGATCCGCTGATCATGGCGCTGGCCAACCCGGAACCGGAAATTCTGCCGCCGCTGGCCAAAGCGGTGCGCCCGGACGCCATCATCTGTACCGGCCGTTCCGACTACCCGAACCAGGTGAACAACGTCCTGTGCTTCCCGTTCATCTTCCGCGGCGCGCTGGACGTGGGTGCCACCACCATCAACGAAGAGATGAAGCTGGCCTGCGTGCATGCCATCGCCGATCTGGCGCTGGCGGAGCAGAGCGACGTGGTGGCTTCTGCCTATGACGACCAGGATCTCTCCTTCGGGCCGGAATACATCATTCCGAAACCGTTCGATCCGCGCCTGATCGTCAAGATCGCGCCGGCGGTAGCCAAGGCGGCGATGGATTCCGGCGTGGCGACGCGCCCGATCGAAGACTTCGACGCCTACGTCGAGAAGCTGGCGGAGTTCGTCTACAAAACCAACCTGTTCATGAAGCCGATCTTCTCGCAGGCGCGCAAAGAGGTGAAGCGGGTGGTGCTGGCGGAAGGCGAGGAAGAGCGCGTGCTGCACGCCACGCAGGAGCTGGTGTCGCAGGGGCTGGCCTTCCCGATCCTGGTCGGACGCCCGAGCGTGATCGAGATGCGCCTGAAAAAATTGGGTCTGCAGCTGACGCCGGGCAAAGATTTCGAAGTGGTAAACAACGAGTCGGATCCGCGCTTTAACGAATACTGGGGCGAGTACTACCAGATCATGAAACGTCGCGGCGTCTCGCAGGAACAGGCGCGCCGCGCGGTGATCGGCAACCCGACGCTGATCGCCGCCATCATGCTGCACCGCGGCGAAGCGGATGCGATGATCTGCGGCACCATCGGCAGCTACCATGAGCATTACGACGTGGTGAAGAACGTGTTCGGCTTCCGTGAAGGCGCGCACGTCGCCGGTGCGATGAACGCGCTGCTGTTGCCGAGCGGCAACACCTTTATCGCCGACACCTACGTCAACGACGATCCGACGCCGGAGCAGCTGGCGGAGATCACTCTGATGGCGGCGGAAACCGTGCGCCGCTTCGGTATCGAGCCGAAGGTGGCACTGCTGTCTCACTCCAGCTTCGGGTCTTCCGACTGCCCGGCGGCGCGCAAGATGCGCAAAACGCTGGAGCTGGTGAACGAGCTGGCGCCGGAGCTGGAGATCGACGGCGAAATGCACGGCGACGCCGCGCTGGTGGAAAGCATCCGTCACGATCTGATGCCGGACAGCCCGCTGAAAGGCTCGGCCAACCTGCTGATCATGCCGAACATGGAAGCAGCGCGCATCAGCTACAACCTGCTGCGCGTCTCCTGCTCGGAAGGGGTGACCGTCGGGCCGGTGCTGATGGGGGTCGCCAAGCCGGTGCACATCCTGACGCCGATCGCCTCGGTGCGTCGCATCGTCAACATGGTGGCGCTGGCGGTAGTGGAAGCCCAGACCGAACCGCTGTAA
- the tal gene encoding transaldolase, which produces MNQLDALKQLTTVVADSGDIESIRQFEPQDATTNPSLILKAAALPQYKALITEALEYARRQGGSKETQLINASDKLAVNIGVEILKSVPGRISTEVDARLSFDRGMCVAKARKLIAMYQEQGIDKSRILIKLASTWEGIKAAEELEKEGINTNLTLLFSFAQARACAEAGVYLISPFVGRIYDWYQAKQPAADYDADQDPGVKSVRTIYEYYKRHRYQTVIMGASFRKVEQILALAGCDRLTIAPNLLEQLKNSDQPVERKLTPSTEGFHQPAPLAEAEFRWLHNQDAMAVEKLAEGIRLFAVDQQKLEDMLAAQL; this is translated from the coding sequence ATGAATCAATTAGACGCACTCAAGCAGCTGACCACGGTGGTCGCCGACAGCGGCGATATCGAATCCATCCGCCAGTTCGAACCCCAGGATGCCACCACCAACCCTTCGCTGATCCTGAAAGCCGCCGCGCTGCCGCAGTACAAGGCGCTGATCACCGAAGCGCTGGAGTATGCCCGCCGCCAGGGCGGCAGCAAGGAAACCCAGCTGATCAACGCCAGCGATAAGCTGGCGGTCAATATCGGCGTCGAGATCCTCAAAAGCGTGCCGGGCCGCATCTCCACCGAAGTAGACGCCCGCCTGTCGTTCGATCGCGGCATGTGCGTCGCCAAAGCGCGCAAGCTGATCGCCATGTATCAGGAACAGGGCATCGACAAATCGCGCATTCTGATCAAACTGGCTTCCACCTGGGAAGGCATCAAAGCCGCCGAAGAGCTGGAAAAAGAAGGCATCAACACCAACCTGACGCTGCTGTTCTCCTTCGCTCAGGCTCGCGCCTGCGCCGAAGCCGGCGTGTATCTGATCTCGCCGTTCGTCGGCCGCATCTATGACTGGTATCAAGCCAAACAGCCTGCCGCCGACTACGATGCCGATCAGGATCCGGGCGTGAAGTCGGTGCGTACCATCTATGAATACTACAAGCGTCATCGTTACCAGACGGTGATCATGGGCGCCAGCTTCCGTAAGGTTGAGCAGATTTTGGCGCTGGCCGGCTGCGATCGCCTGACCATCGCGCCGAACCTGCTTGAACAGCTGAAAAACAGCGACCAGCCGGTCGAGCGCAAGCTGACCCCGTCTACCGAGGGCTTCCACCAACCTGCCCCGCTGGCCGAAGCGGAATTCCGCTGGCTGCACAATCAGGACGCCATGGCGGTGGAGAAACTCGCCGAAGGCATTCGCCTGTTCGCCGTCGACCAGCAGAAGCTGGAAGACATGTTGGCCGCTCAACTGTAA
- the lysC gene encoding Rz1-like lysis system protein LysC, with amino-acid sequence MPLLPPESVFALCEQPQLQGETWGDAVSYTLALQTSLHICAGQVETLNAWRATLPSH; translated from the coding sequence GTGCCGCTGTTGCCCCCTGAGTCGGTGTTTGCGCTCTGTGAGCAACCGCAGCTGCAAGGCGAGACCTGGGGCGATGCGGTAAGCTATACCCTGGCGTTACAAACCTCGTTACACATTTGCGCCGGTCAGGTGGAGACGCTCAACGCCTGGCGCGCCACGCTGCCGTCGCACTGA
- a CDS encoding phage holin, lambda family — MSSIEPDAVGLIVQRVCEYLQPVLNAILAGVMALLHGAYRNVGIRRRLLNAAMCALLAWTVRDALALMGLELKWANLASVLIGFMGADYINALIKKFIGKKTGFKNVK; from the coding sequence ATGTCCAGCATAGAGCCTGACGCTGTTGGCTTAATAGTCCAGCGAGTATGTGAATATCTGCAGCCGGTATTGAACGCCATTCTGGCCGGCGTAATGGCGTTATTGCACGGCGCCTATCGCAACGTGGGCATTCGGCGCCGTTTATTGAATGCGGCGATGTGCGCGTTATTGGCCTGGACGGTGCGCGATGCGCTGGCACTGATGGGTCTGGAATTAAAGTGGGCGAATTTAGCCAGCGTGCTGATTGGCTTTATGGGGGCGGATTACATCAACGCCTTAATTAAGAAATTCATTGGTAAAAAAACGGGGTTTAAAAATGTTAAATGA